In Zingiber officinale cultivar Zhangliang chromosome 3A, Zo_v1.1, whole genome shotgun sequence, the DNA window agattgagaaaagatttgatatctttccttatttgtagattaaaagagattttaatttttagagataactttctttttatccacatgtttaaaagaaagattttaatttattaaatttccttttataaaccaatcatgaaggattaaattattgaagaaattttataaatttctggagacaaattaggaagttttaattaattaaaactctccttgtttgtagctttagtgtgcgaccatgtaaattgagaaaaggaaaattgttttaattaaataaatttttccttttcatggcaaaagaattaaggaagtttttaattaaatttccttatttgccaagaccaaggattataaaagagggggtagagaaggcttcaagcgaacaacctctattatttctctcccttttttccttggtgttgtggccggccaacctctcttcttctcttcctcttggtggtggccgaaccttctctattggcttggagctcttgtggtggccggatactacttggagaagaagaagaagaaggagagaaagcttgtatcccttggagcttggttggtgttttgttcttcgtccttggtgaagcttctttgtgttggccgaacctagctaggaggagaagaaggtgcttggtggtttctcatctcggaagatcgttgcccacacaatgtccgaggttagaagaggaatacggtagaagatcaagagctctttctaaaaggtataactagtaatttttctttccgcatcatgctagttatttatggaaataataccaaatacaagaggcttacgattctagtatttcgaatatgtttttcgaagttgtgttcttttgttttatttttccttgtgatttgattgttctttttggttaacctaaagttattttaggaaattaaatattagatttctataaaaggttttgtctagtcggtggtggttgctcccatatccaagaagaccatgtgcctcgccacgtcagtactgggaaccaattatggaaattaatatttaatggaattaataacttaaggtgatttgggtcgaacgtgttaagttccgcaggagacccaagtcaaaacctaaaagaacgaatagattaagttttggatcaaacgtgttaagttccgcaggcgatccaaaatttaatttaaaagaacacatggtagctaggaaaaggttcagacctttgtacaaaatttttgtacagtggaacctctaggttttccgagtagcaaccaatagccTGATCGACCCTGTCAATTAGACAACCCTCTAAGGGCCCCACTCCTAGTTTAGGCTGAACCCGCTCGGGGCTTTGCTCCTCGCACTCTCCTGATCATCCCTATCGATTAGAAAGCCCTCTAAGGGTCCCACCCCGACTCGGACTGGACTCGCTCAGGGCTCTACCCCCCCTTccccccttctctctctctctccctcccccCTCCCCCACTCTCCTGTTTGGCCCTTCTAATCGGACAGCTCTTTGAGGGCCCTACTCCCGATTTTGTCAGACCTCtttcttccaatcgattggccagCCCTTTAAGGGCCCCACTCCTAGTTCTGCTGGACCCATGTGGGACTCCTCTCCCCATTTTCTCCTGATCGGCTCTCAGTCGATATAACTGACTATAAAAGGTCCCACACTGACATGATGGGTCATTCTTGGAACTTTATGCTATCCTTGTAAAATAATTGTAGTCTATCTGGGCCTCATTAAAGAGTGAGCTTTCTATAGAGAGCTCATCTTCTGATTAGACAGCCCAATAGACCTCTCGGCCCATGAGCCCGCCTCACCATTAACACAGAATATGGACTTGTCAGAAAAGCAGAGGATAATATTTGTGTACAGATACACAGCATACCCTCCCCATACTTGTGATGTAACTACTGGATACAGTGTAAGCATGGTAAGGAGACACATTGTCTGACAACAAGATAATGCCTCATTGAATGCAGGGATTATGAGGGACATTATAAAAGGGGGTCCTTCTCCACTAATGCAAGTACACGCACGAACGTGCACGCACATCCACATACttgctttcattttttttaaaatttttgcacCACCATTGCCTTTTGACTTGATCATCGAAGTAGCTACATCAGAGACCCCTCTGTGACTTGCTTACTGAtgatttctctctttcttctttgttTGTGTATAAAGGAGGTCCTCAGAATTCTTGAACTAGGCAATTCCTAGAGTTCTTTAATCAAGTCAACTTTCATGTCACATCCCCGGTAATCCACTCTCCACTGCTTCCAAATGGGATCCAATTTGACACCATTTGTAAGAACCTATCTGCTTTATCTAGAACATGAAGATGGACAATATTGAAAAAGTAATCGTCACTTTGTCGCAAGAAGATCTCTATTTGCTTGTGTTGGCCAAAGCACAGGCACTAACGCAAAAGCAGCAAGCAACAATTCCTCCCCCTTTGAAAGCACTCAATACTCTGCCGTGTCATCTAAAAGACCACTAACGACAGGTTGACAGTCCAAACTTAAGCACCTCGTGGAGTTTTCCAAGGCCTTAATTTGAGCACCCATAGAAGATTGCACCGGAGTGAAGCGGTCTCAAGGGTCCTCTACCAGGGATTCACCACCCCACGATTCGAAGCGTGGAAAGATTCCTGCCGCCAACACCTCGCTCGAGCGGCTAGAAGTTCCCTTCTAGCGAGAAATTCTAGAGGATAAGCTACCCCGACGATTCCACCCTCTATCGATTAGAGAGTATGAAGGTTCTACTGATCCTGAAGATCATCTTCGCAAGTTCAAGAATGTCGCATTGCTGCATCAAGAAGGATTTCTTCTAACACTTTGCTAGTAGCCGAAGGTACCACAAAATTAACTTGAGCCTATTCACTCTTAAGCAAGGACCTAAGGAGTCCTTGAAAGCTTATATAAAAATGTTTGATCAAGTGACGATGAATGTTCCATCTGACACTTCTAAGATTCTAATGAACACTTTTTCACAAGGGCTCCTGGAAGAAGACTTCTTTCACACTGTGGCTAGAAAGCCCCCAAAGGACTTTGACAGCCTATTAGGTTGAGTAGgtaaatacatcaacgtggaagaagcttaAGCCGTTCAGAAAAAGGAAGTAGCTAGTTCAATTCCTCCCTTTCAAGCCTAGTAGAAGGCCCCTCCAGCTCCCTTGTGGAACAAAAAGCACTGACCGACTTCCATCCCCCCAGCTCTCGTCCTTCCGACTAGGATAGGGCGAGTGGTGCAGCACGTATAAGTGGCGTGAACTTCTTTTGCCGAGCCATGTCGATGGATCCCTACTTTCTGCATTTACCATCGGACCAAGATGTACAACACCTAGAATTGCCAATAGTACACCTGAGCAAGGACAATCACCTCCCCAAATTACTCCGCAACTCCTTAAGCCTCTAGTGTCAAGCCCTGGTGTGGTTGGCCGCTAGTTAATATGCGGCCACTATCTTTTCACCCATCGTGAAGGTGGGGCATTATGTCAACCAGATAGGAGGAGAATCAAAGTAACGTTGTAGTAAGAAGGGTGAGTATGATTTCTAAAGGACCCACTGATAGAGATTCCAATAGAGCACGAAAAATCCATGGACATCGACTAAAAATCCATGTGGTCCACTCCAGCCGAGAGCAAGCAAAGGGTCCACAAATCAGATTCAAACTTAAAGATCTTTAAGGAGTGGAGCTTCcctatgatgatgccttgatcatcAAAGTCGTTATTGTAAATTTTAAAGTTGTAAAATATGatatccaaataataattaaataataagggttATTGGAATAAcaaccttattggattttttgagaatttttaaaattttttcgagAATTAAATAGAGTCTGTTTGAcacgtttaaggggatgaattgatAGACACAGAGGAGGCCAAATTAAAATACTCAATtaaaatgggagttgattaatttcATTAAAGCTAAGGTGATGCTTAATTAATGTATAAAAGCCTAAGTTAGATTGGAACCCTATTCATTTTCGTTGATCCCCTCTTCCTCTTGTGCGGCTTCCCTTCTTTCTCCGTCCACGTGAGCACGACGGACGTTGATCCTATCGCCGATGACCGCCATGACCCAACGCCAACCATCAGCCGACGTCGACCCCCGCTGCTACCCTCTCCTCCCTTTGATCGGTTGAGTCGTGCCCTAACTTCCACCCGACTCCCTTTTTCGCCCCTGATCTGCTCGACGTCGTCGCTCGTGGCCATTGCTGGTATGACCACCTCCTCTCAGTCTCTACCGGATGTAGCTATCCCTAGATCAACGCCGGTGTCCCTTCCTTCCGCCGACTCGTTGCTGCTCTCCGCGAACCACCATCGCTGCTGTGTGTTGCCACCATAGTAGCAGTCATTGTCGGCTGCTAGCAACAATCTCCGATCCAGGACTATCGTTGGCCGCATGCTTGGCTGCCGGGAGTTGGTTAAAGGAATCTGCTGACACATTTGGGGTAAGGCTGTTGAACTGAGCTTGAAGTGGATTGCAAGGTTAATTTACAGATTGTGATTTTAGGGTGATTGATGTGGGGATCAGTGGGTGATCCACAGCTCCGACCACAAATTTCCAACACTAAGATCTTTGGCCGTGAGTCAACAGAGGAGCAATCACATTAGGGTATGTTGTGTATCAGATTATGTTGGAAATTTTGGTAATCAGTTATTACTTGGATAATTAGTAAATAGTGGATCtaaaaggatttatgatgagatttgattaGTAATTGATTGGTGGATTATAGATGGATTTATCAtctaattggatttggatcattaggtggaattaaacatgATTACCTAATCAAATTAGTATTGGATTTGAGTTTAGCTAATTGTtctatatgtgattagctaaactgtatatcGTGTGTTTTGCAAGACGTAGAtttgagacgggcgtctcgacatgAGATTATTTAGCACGAACAACAaataaaggtgggtacttctACTTTGTTTCTCTTTAGTACTTTGGCTTTAGTGGATGAACGATATTCGGATAGTTGGtgtatttaccttgactttactcatattttttctatgcttgatacttatccactcgatctttgtGATAATCAAATCCGTATCTATACAGTCTTtcgttgttatatatatatatatatatataccatgtttacctgttgTGATTGTTGTTTACTCATGTATTttattgagcatgctgacttcatgtagcatacctaatttctgcttatatatgTTATGACTGCTGCATCTtgcacatcatgtcattgcatatgCATGCAGGTGACCATGTCTCCCTTATGGGTGAGTGAGTCGTCGGGCCGTgccgcacactcgaccactcatggatagtggtaACTGGAGGAGATGCCgcttgcccccagggcgtagcacagacggtggacgCATGGTATCTCTGCGCGTAATGGTtaggggtcgattctcaagaactgacgacctggggtttaccccgccatgcgcctatgacctgtgtacctgcatgaacctcccttcatatccatggggccggcactaggggagccgctaaggtagcggatctacctttggaggagatgtcgcttgtcctgtcatgccgcactcggccactcatgggtagtgatagatGGAGTTACGAGCAACAAGGACCCCCTTCGctttgtagctagatagctactcagcacctgtccactcgatcactcaagAATAGTGGCGAcctttgagtggtacagttgTTATCGATCCGACCTCTTGACCAAAcaagggtcgtggtgcagagaggtgagTGGGGTGGTGATCCGTGCATACGTTGTGGGAAAAGTGGGCGTGGCGGTCTCTTGACCATGCGTCTGACgtctgtgtacctgcatgtacctaCCTTCATATCCATGGGATCGACGACACTAGAGGAGCCGTTAATATAGCGGatctatatattttttctatttttgcaCTATTATTACCTTCTGACTTCATCgttgaaatatttataccaagGATCCCTTTGTGGCTTACTTATTGATGATTTATCTCCATTCTCTTTGTTTATATATTCAGAAGATCCCTGGGAGTTAGTCAATTAGATAATTCTTGGAGTTCTTTACTTAATAAGTCAATTTTTACGCCATATTATTGATGAACCACTTTTCACCATTTCTAAATGAGAGCAATAATGGCCCTCACGGGCGGgatcaactggttatgacatggattcttgcagcatgagtcgagaggtcgagggtctgcggcagcaaatgcgataacatcaatatctgtccgtgctaaacacctgagaccgccatgtcatagctgggcccgtattcaccgtgatttactccctctcatacttgtggggccgggttGAGGGGGCCGCTAGGTTGACGGTTCCAACCTTTTGCAGCATAAATGAGAGCAATAAtgtattaaaataaattagttttttagctggtattatatatatatatatatatatatatatatatatatatatatatatattaattcttATCCTTTATTTTAATAGTCTCTATTTCgaaacgaaaaaaaaaaaaaatcacaaacaCTCCTTGCATTTTATAGTTGCAACGGTAATATGGAAGGAAAGGATGGCATGGTGGGCCACCCTACTCCAGCCGGCACTGAACCACCTGTTTTCTTGCCTGGCCTTCCCTCCTCGTTCCTCACTGTTCCGTCCGCCCACGTCTACAAAGCAAAGCAAAACAATACAGGACACGCTTTGAAATCTCCATTCCTCTCGAGTGGGACCCACGCGCTaattgaaaaaggaaatataacaaTGCGACTCCATGCCACGCATTACGCCTCGAACGGCTATTTTCCTTGCCTACCTCCTCGTCGGCGTCGCTCCGATTTCTAGGATTCGAGTTCGAGTTGCCGGCGATCTCCTCGTTTCTTTTCCTCTACTTGGTGGTCTTCGCAACCTTTCTGTTGGTGGATCAGTGGAGGATAGGTAGGTGTGATGATGAGGAGATCGAAGTTGGAGCCGACCTATTATCCTTTTACCCGCAAGAGGTTCCTGcacttcctcctccttctcgggCTGCTGTACTTCTCTTTCCTCCTCCTATGTGAGTTCCCTTTCGTCTCCCGCCGCTTCACGCCACTGGCCGCCGCTGGCAGCCTCCGCGGGGGCGACGCGGTGGCCCGCCCAATCTCCCTACACAGCAAGGAGGAGACCCAAGAGACGCATGCCCCAGTTCGTCCCTTTTTATTCCCTTATCGGCAGGTGGCTTCCGCCTCCGCTCCTCTCCCGCATCGCTCGCGGCCGAGCCGGCGATCGCTGGTTGTCTCCGGTTTGGCGCAGCTGGAGCTTAACTCAAGAAGTAATGGATCTTTTTCGGAGCTCCATAAATCGGCGTGGGACGCGTGGGAGGTAGGAAGGAGGGTTTTTGAAGACCTGAAGGCTTCTCCGGCGCCGCCGGCGGAGTCTCCAGCGCAGGAGATTCGGGCCGAAGAGAACTGCCCGAACTCGATCATGATATCTGGTGCGGAGCTCCAGGAGCGAGGGAGATTGATGGTGCTTCCTTGCGGGCTGACGTTGGGGTCCCATATCACCCTGGTGGCGAGGCCGCGAAGGGCACACCCCGACCATGACCCAAAGATAACGGATTTGAAAGACTGGGAGCAGGACACGATGGTTTCTCAGTTCATGATGGAGCTAAAGGGGCTTAAATATGCGGATGGCGAAGATCCTCCAAGGATTCTCCACTTTAACCCCAGGTTAAAGGGTGATTGGAGCGGTAAGCCAGTGATTGAGCTGAATTCCTGCTACCGCATGCAGTGGGGTTCCGCTCAGCGGTGCGAGGGCTGGAAGTCCAAGTCTAGTGAAGAGACAGGTATGAGCATTTAGGATTCTCGTCAACCTAAATATTCAAATCCCATTTGTGAATTATATTAGGAGTATTAGATCAGTTTTTTTTATGCTAAAAAAATTATCTATGTTCAATATGAATATAGTATTTCATCCTTTATCTGATTTGGATTGCCAAACGTTACAGTTGATGGTCTGGTTAAGTGTGAAGGGTGGACTCGGGATGAAGATAGCCCCGTGGAAGAACCAAAGAAGTCATGGTGGTTCAAGAGATTAATTGGTCGGGTGAAAGTCTCGTTTGATTGGCCATATCCATTTGTGGAGGACAAATTGTTTGTTTTGACATTAACTGCTGGTTTAGAGGGTTATCATATTAATGTTGGCGGGAGGCATGTAACATCCTTTCCATACCGCACTGTGAGTTTagcttaaaattttctctttaacTTTTAATTGGCTTATTATAAGTTCTGTTTTCTAAGCTCTGATTTTGCCTACAGAGTTTCACTCTTGAAGATGCCACCGGCCTGTCAATGAATGGAGATCTTGACATTGAGTCCATATATGCTGCTTCATTGCCTGCTAAACATCCTAGTTTTGCCCTGAAAAGGGAACTGGAGATGTCTGCTCAGTGGCAAGCTCCTCCACTTGCTGATGAACCTGTAGATCTTTTCATTGGCATCCTTTCGGCAGGAAACCACTTTGCAGAACGTATGGCGGTCAGAAAATCATGGATGTCTGCATTAACTAGATCATCTAATGTGGTGGCGAGGTTCTTTGTTGCGCTggtattattactattattattgtgctacGGTTTTTTGTGAAATTCAGTTATTTTATGTTTTTGCTGAATCTGACTCGTTTTCTGGACAGAATGGAAGAAAGGAGGTGAACATGCAATTAAAAGAGGAGGCAGAATTCTTTGGAGATATTGTTATAGTACCTTACATGGATAGTTATGATCTAGTTGTTTTGAAGACTGTTGCTATCTGTGAATATGGAGTAAGTAAAACCTGACCATTCGGTGCTAAAATTTACTGCTGGAGCTGAAATCACAATTATACATTGGTTGGTGATGATTATACTTCATTTGTGCTCTTCAAAATAGGTTCGAACGGTGTCTGCTAAACATATAATGAAGTGTGACGATGACACATTTGTGAGGGTTGACTCAGTACTCAAGGAAGTGAAGAAAATCCCATCTGTTAGAAGTCTTTACATAGGGAACATTAATTATTACCACAAACCTCTGCGCTCTGGGAAATGGGCTGTGACATATGAGGTACTTACTTTCTGCTGCTCATGCTTCATTTCTATGTAGATTAGAATTTACAACCTCCTAACAGGCTTCCATAAGCCAGTTATGCCTATGGGAAGAAGACAGATGcgctatttattatatttttcaggGTTTGAAAAAGCATATGCAAAGATGATTGGTTGAGTTGGTccattttttgttaaaaaaataatattgattatatTGCAGCAATGCATAAGATCATGTGTTAACGTATGGGTTTACATATACCATACAATACATCAGATTAATCAACCAATCAATTATGGTAAACTAAATTTACATTTATGATTCAATAATTGAATTAATCATCTTAACTAACTGAATTTCATATCAGCATTTTGTATATGAATCAAAGCAACAGATATAACTCAATACACAAAGTAAATAATGAATGTTTAGCTAATCAACAATGACATTTCGTATATATGTTTAGCTAAcaacttttcaaaatttcaaaataattaaacagGACtactagttttcttttctccaacACATTCTTTTACTAAGTTTTCAAACATGGCTCTCCTTTCTTTCATTTTCCCATCTTTAGATTGACCGCTTATACTTGCTAATAAGAATTGGTAATCTTAACTTAGCTTTTCAAAAATTGGATTAAGAGGAAATGCTGGGGCAATAAGATGTTGGTTAAAAAGGATAGTGCTTTGATGCTGTTGAGTTAATGTCGTGTTAGATGTTCATAgtaatttgggctttctaattgATGGAAAGCACTTGGAAATTTCATTATTTGGAATTTCGAATTttattatgttaatatttttgaaatataaacCACATCTATAGGTTCACCTAGGGAAAACACACAGAGGGCATGCTTACATTTTAAAGAAGATACTTAGGAGAACTATCAAATTTGTGGTTAATTTGATCCTTTCTTGATTGTATCTTCCTCTGTCTCCTAGTTTGAAGGAGTATGGTTTGGGTTCACAAGGTGGGATGAGGGATTGGTTAGTCCAGTTGAACCATCTAGTTATactatttgtttctttgtttttgtcAATGTAACAAGTATAGTTTTGTTAATATTATCTCTGAGTTCCTAACGGTGTGTTCTTTTTAAGTTTAGTAGCATCAAACTTCTTCCTTTCAGGAATGGCCAGAGGAGAACTACCCACATTATGCTAATGGTCCAGGCTATGTTATATCTTCTGATATTGCAAATTATGTTGTGTCTGAGATTGAGAAGCGCACACTGAGAGTAAGATCCTTTCTTGATTTTAACGGATCAGTCCAATACTTCATTTTGTAGCAAATCGTATActaattactttttatttttttttgcaaaccTCTTTCTGCTATACTCTGTTAAATGAATTCTTAAGTCATCAATGAGTGATTTGCTTATAAAGCTAGCCTTTCAATATGCCTCATGGACTACCAAGTGTCTAGTTCTCTAAATATCTCAACTCCAGAATTTTTTCTTTCATCCTCATACTTAAATTGAAAACTGGGAGAATGGACTGAGGAAAAAGCTAAAACAATATGAGAACTTTTGAAGTAGCCATCTGTAGTCCACATGGCATTGACCATACAAGGCAACCTAACAGCTACATGAACAAGTTAGTTGTCCAAGTAAGAGAAGGCTTAACTGACTTCGGCACAATTCTTAATAGACACACTTCGTGTACAATACAGACAGACGA includes these proteins:
- the LOC122051058 gene encoding hydroxyproline O-galactosyltransferase GALT6-like isoform X1 gives rise to the protein MMRRSKLEPTYYPFTRKRFLHFLLLLGLLYFSFLLLCEFPFVSRRFTPLAAAGSLRGGDAVARPISLHSKEETQETHAPVRPFLFPYRQVASASAPLPHRSRPSRRSLVVSGLAQLELNSRSNGSFSELHKSAWDAWEVGRRVFEDLKASPAPPAESPAQEIRAEENCPNSIMISGAELQERGRLMVLPCGLTLGSHITLVARPRRAHPDHDPKITDLKDWEQDTMVSQFMMELKGLKYADGEDPPRILHFNPRLKGDWSGKPVIELNSCYRMQWGSAQRCEGWKSKSSEETVDGLVKCEGWTRDEDSPVEEPKKSWWFKRLIGRVKVSFDWPYPFVEDKLFVLTLTAGLEGYHINVGGRHVTSFPYRTSFTLEDATGLSMNGDLDIESIYAASLPAKHPSFALKRELEMSAQWQAPPLADEPVDLFIGILSAGNHFAERMAVRKSWMSALTRSSNVVARFFVALNGRKEVNMQLKEEAEFFGDIVIVPYMDSYDLVVLKTVAICEYGVRTVSAKHIMKCDDDTFVRVDSVLKEVKKIPSVRSLYIGNINYYHKPLRSGKWAVTYEEWPEENYPHYANGPGYVISSDIANYVVSEIEKRTLRLFKMEDVSMGMWVEKFNNSKPVEYVHNLKFCQFGCIEDYYTAHYQSPRQMLCMWEKLQAGNPQCCDMR
- the LOC122051058 gene encoding hydroxyproline O-galactosyltransferase GALT6-like isoform X3, encoding MMRRSKLEPTYYPFTRKRFLHFLLLLGLLYFSFLLLCEFPFVSRRFTPLAAAGSLRGGDAVARPISLHSKEETQETHAPVRPFLFPYRQVASASAPLPHRSRPSRRSLVVSGLAQLELNSRSNGSFSELHKSAWDAWEVGRRVFEDLKASPAPPAESPAQEIRAEENCPNSIMISGAELQERGRLMVLPCGLTLGSHITLVARPRRAHPDHDPKITDLKDWEQDTMVSQFMMELKGLKYADGEDPPRILHFNPRLKGDWSGKPVIELNSCYRMQWGSAQRCEGWKSKSSEETVDGLVKCEGWTRDEDSPVEEPKKSWWFKRLIGRVKVSFDWPYPFVEDKLFVLTLTAGLEGYHINVGGRHVTSFPYRTSFTLEDATGLSMNGDLDIESIYAASLPAKHPSFALKRELEMSAQWQAPPLADEPVDLFIGILSAGNHFAERMAVRKSWMSALTRSSNVVARFFVALNGRKEVNMQLKEEAEFFGDIVIVPYMDSYDLVVLKTVAICEYGVRTVSAKHIMKCDDDTFVRVDSVLKEVKKIPSVRSLYIGNINYYHKPLRSGKWAVTYEFSSIKLLPFRNGQRRTTHIMLMVQAMLYLLILQIMLCLRLRSAH
- the LOC122051058 gene encoding hydroxyproline O-galactosyltransferase GALT6-like isoform X2; amino-acid sequence: MMRRSKLEPTYYPFTRKRFLHFLLLLGLLYFSFLLLCEFPFVSRRFTPLAAAGSLRGGDAVARPISLHSKEETQETHAPVRPFLFPYRQVASASAPLPHRSRPSRRSLVVSGLAQLELNSRSNGSFSELHKSAWDAWEVGRRVFEDLKASPAPPAESPAQEIRAEENCPNSIMISGAELQERGRLMVLPCGLTLGSHITLVARPRRAHPDHDPKITDLKDWEQDTMVSQFMMELKGLKYADGEDPPRILHFNPRLKGDWSGKPVIELNSCYRMQWGSAQRCEGWKSKSSEETVDGLVKCEGWTRDEDSPVEEPKKSWWFKRLIGRVKVSFDWPYPFVEDKLFVLTLTAGLEGYHINVGGRHVTSFPYRTSFTLEDATGLSMNGDLDIESIYAASLPAKHPSFALKRELEMSAQWQAPPLADEPVDLFIGILSAGNHFAERMAVRKSWMSALTRSSNVVARFFVALNGRKEVNMQLKEEAEFFGDIVIVPYMDSYDLVVLKTVAICEYGVRTVSAKHIMKCDDDTFVRVDSVLKEVKKIPSVRSLYIGNINYYHKPLRSGKWAVTYEFEGVWFGFTRWDEGLVSPVEPSSYTICFFVFVNVTSIVLLILSLSS